From the genome of Labrus bergylta chromosome 4, fLabBer1.1, whole genome shotgun sequence, one region includes:
- the LOC136179018 gene encoding tripartite motif-containing protein 16-like, with amino-acid sequence MAQKGVQLDREAFSCSICLDLLKDPVTVPCGHSYCMNCIKSHWDKEDEKTIYSCPQCRQTFTPRPVLVKSTMLAVLVEELKKTGLQAAPADHCYAGHEDVACDVCTGRKLKACKSCLQCLASYCEKHLQPHFEAAPLKKHKLVEPSKKLQENVCSRHNEEMKVFCRTDQQSICYLCLMDEHKGHDTVSAAAERSEKQRELEVSRQNIQQRIQDREKDVKLLQQEVEDINGSADKTVGNSEKIFTELIRLMEKRRSDVKQQVRSQQQTEVSRVRELQEKLEQEITELKRKDAELEKLSHTEDHNQFLHDYPSLSPLSESTPSSSIKSRPLKYFEDVTAAVSEVRDKLQDVLREKWTNISQTVTEMDVLLSGPEPEPKTRAEFFKYSCDITLDPNTAYTLLLLSDGNRKVTVMTEQQSYSSHPDRFTGRCQVLSKESLTGRCYWEVELRGGGVCVAVTYKNISRAGGSDECRFGGNDKSWALDCNNNSYDFRYNKVFTPVSGPRSSRVGVYLDHRAGILSFYSISETMTLLHRVQTTFTQPLHAGLWFYYLKDSAELCKLK; translated from the coding sequence atggcgcagaaaggagttcaactagaccgggaggccttctcttgttccatctgtctggatctcttgaaggatccggtgactgttccctgtggacatagttactgtatgaactgtattaaaagccactgggataaagaggatgaaaagacaatctacagctgccctcagtgtaggcagactttcacaccgaggcctgttCTGGTGAAAAGCACCATGTTGgcagttttagtggaggagctgaagaagactggactccaagctgctcctgctgatcactgctatgctggacatgaagatgtggcctgtgatgtctgcaccgggaggaaactgaaagcctgtaagtcctgtctgcagtgtctggcctcttactgtgagaaacatcttcagcctcattttgaagcagctccattaaagaaacacaagctggtggagccctccaagaagctccaggagaacgtctgctctcgtcataatgaggaaatgaaagtattttgtcgtactgatcagcagtctatctgttatctctgtttaatggacgaacacaaaggtcatgacacagtctcagctgcagcagaaaggagcgagaagcagagagagctcgaggtgagtcgacaaaacatccagcagagaatccaggacagagagaaagatgtgaagctgctccaacaggaggtggaggatatcaatggctctgctgataaaacagtggggaacagtgagaagatcttcactgagctgatccgtctcatggagaaaagacgctctgatgtgaagcagcaggtcagatcccagcagcaaactgaagtgagtcgagtcagagagcttcaggagaagctggagcaggagatcactgagctgaagaggaaagacgctgaactggagaagctctcacacacagaagatcacaaccagtttctacacgactacccctcactgtcacccctcagtgaatctacaccctcatccagcatcaagagcCGTCCTCTGAagtactttgaggatgtgacagcagctgtgtcagaagtcagagataagctacaggacgtcctgagagagaaatggacaaacatctcacagacagtgactgaaatggatgttttactgtcaggaccagaaccagagcccaagaccagagctgagttcttcaaatattcatgtgacatcacactggatccaaacacagcatacacactgctgttattatctgatgggaacagaaaagtaacagtaatgacagaacaacagtcttattctagtcacccagacagattcactggtaggtgtcaggtcctgagtaaagagagtctgactggacgttgttattgggaagtggagttgagaggaggaggagtttgtgtagcagtcacatacaagaatatcagcagagcagggggcTCAGATGAATGTAGGTTTGGaggtaatgacaaatcttgggcgttaGATTGTAACAACAACAGTTATGACTTTCGTTACAACAAAGtcttcactcctgtctcaggtcctcggtcctccagagtaggagtgtacctggatcacagagcaggtattctgtccttctacagcatctctgaaaccatgactctcctccacagagtccagaccacattcactcagcctctacatgctggactctggttttattatcttaaagactctgctgagttgtgtaaactgaagtag
- the LOC136178882 gene encoding tripartite motif-containing protein 16-like — MAQKGVQLDREAFSCSICLDLLKDPVTVPCGHSYCMNCIKSHWDKEDVKTIYSCPQCRQDFTPRPVLVKSTMLAVLVEELKKTGLQAAPADHCYAGPEDVACDVCTGRKLKACKSCLQCLASYCEKHLQPHYDSPVFEKHKLVEPSKKLQENVCSRHDEVMKLFCRTDQQSICYLCSVDKHKGHDTVSAAAERSEKQRELEVSRQNIQQRIQDREKDVKLLQQEVEAINGSADKTVGNSEKIFTELIRLMEKRRSDVKQQVRSQQQTEVSRVRELQEKLEQEITELKRRDAELEKLSHTEDHNQFLHDYPSLSPLSESTHSSSIKIRPLRYFEDVTAAVSEVRDKLQDVLREKWTYISQTVTEVDVLLSEPEPENMTRAEFFKYSCDITLDPNTAYTQLLLSDENRKVTAMSKHQSYSSHPDRFTDWRQVLSKESLMGRCYWEVELRGDVSVAVTYKNISRAGGSDECWFGRNDKSWALDCTNNSYNFWYNNVRTPVSGPQSSRVGVYLDHRAGILSFYSISETMTLLHRVQTTFTQPLHAGLWLNWFNWFGDSAELCKLK, encoded by the coding sequence atggcgcagaaaggagttcaactagaccgggaggccttctcttgttccatctgtctggatctcctgaaggatccagtgactgttccctgtggacacagttactgtatgaactgtattaaaagccactgggataaagaggatgtaaagacaatctacagctgccctcagtgtaggcaggacttcacaccgaggcctgttCTGGTGAAAAGCACCATGTTGgcagttttagtggaggagctgaagaagactggactccaagctgctcctgctgatcactgctatgctggacctgaagatgtggcctgtgatgtctgcaccgggaggaaactgaaagcctgtaagtcctgtctgcagtgtctggcctcttactgtgagaaacaccttcAGCCTCATTATGATTCACCTgtctttgaaaaacacaagctggtggagccctccaagaagctccaggagaacgtctgctctcgtcatgatgaggtgatgaagctgttctgtcgtactgatcagcagtctatctgttatctctgctctgtggacaaacacaaaggtcatgacacagtctcagctgcagcagaaaggagcgagaagcagagagagctcgaggtgagtcgacaaaacatccagcagagaattcaggacagagagaaagatgtgaagctgcttcaacaggaggtggaggctatcaatggctctgctgataaaacagtggggaacagtgagaagatcttcactgagctgatccgtctcatggagaaaagacgctctgatgtgaagcagcaggtcagatcccagcagcaaactgaagtgagtcgagtcagagagcttcaggagaagctggagcaggagatcactgagctgaagaggagagacgctgaactggagaagctctcacacacagaagatcacaaccagtttctacacgactacccctcactgtcaccactcagtgaatctacacactcatccagcatcaagatccgtcctctgaggtactttgaggatgtgacagcagctgtgtcagaagtcagagataaactacaggacgtcctgagagagaaatggacatacatctcacagacagtgactgaagtggatgttttactgtcagaaccagaaccagagaacatgaccagagctgagttcttcaaatattcatgtgacatcacactggatccaaacacagcatacacacagctgttattatctgatgagaacagaaaagtaacagcaATGAGTAAACatcagtcttattctagtcacccagacagattcactgattggcgtcaggtcctgagtaaagagagtctgatgggacgttgttactgggaagtggagttgagaggagatgtttctgtagcagtcacatacaagaatatcagcagagcagggggctcagatgaatgttggtttggacgtaatgacaaatcttgggcgttaGATTGTACCAACAACAGTTATAACTTTTGGTACAACAATGTCaggactcctgtctcaggtcctcagtcctccagagtaggagtgtacctggatcacagagcaggtattctgtccttctacagcatctctgaaaccatgactctcctccacagagtccagaccacattcactcagcctctacatgctggactctgGTTAAACTGGTTTAACTGGtttggagactctgctgagttgtgtaaactgaagtag
- the LOC136178944 gene encoding presequence protease, mitochondrial-like, translating to MSPDEVYLEKQAKAEEEKLQKKIHALSDSDKKDIYEKGLELLAAQSKTQDASCLPALKVSDIEPTIPVTPVQISTAVGVPVQYCEQPTNGLVYFRAMCSLNTLPEDLRLYVPLFCSVVTKMGCGGLDYRQQSQQMELRTGGMSVSTQVVPDSTQLDMYEQGVLLSSSCLERNLPHMFHLWSDIFNNPHFDEVERLRVLVMMSAQELANGISYSGHMYAMTRAGRHLTPAGDLNETLGGMEQVKFMKRVAELSDLSQVIRTLVRIKKHLLNPDNMRCAINATPQKMSDTAAQLESFMKDVADNRKERKPVRSNIIERPLDPSDVSGLSRKLISEQNFQPCQMKTFFQLPFPVHFISESIRTVPFSHHDYASLCILARMMTAKFLHGEIREKGGAYGGGARMGGGLFSFYSYRDPNSVQTLSAFRRGVDWAKSGQFTQQDIDEAKLSVFSAVDSPVAPADKGMGRFLSGVTDEMKQNHRERLFAVTHQSLVEVAERYLGVGQRTCGVAILGPENEAIKKDPSWIVK from the exons ATGAGTCCGGATGAGGTCTACTTGGAGAAACAGGCCAAAGCCGAGGAGGAGAAGCTCCAGAAAAAGATCCATGCTCTGTCAGACAGCGACAAAAAAGACATCTATGAAAAAG gtctggagctgctggctgctcagAGCAAAACGCAGGACGCCTCCTGTTTGCCGGCGCTGAAAGTGTCTGACATTGAGCCCACGATCCCTGTTACTCCTGTTCAGATCAGCACAGCAG TCGGCGTACCGGTGCAGTACTGTGAGCAGCCCACCAACGGGCTAGTTTACTTCAGAGCCATGTGCAGTCTCAACACACTGCCGGAGGACCTCAGGCTCTATGTCCCGCTCTTCTGCAGCGTTGTCACCAA gaTGGGCTGTGGAGGTCTGGACTACAGACAACAGTCCCAGCAGATGGAGCTGAGGACTGGGGGCATGTCTGTCTCCACCCAGGTCGTCCCTGACTCCACCCAGCTGGACATGTACGAGCAG ggtgtcctcctgtcctcctcctgcctggagagaaaccttcctcacatgtttcatctgtggagcgacatattcaacaa CCCCCACTTTGACGAGGTGGAGCGCCTGAGagtgctggtgatgatgtcagcacaggAGTTAGCCAATGGGATCTCCTACTCGGGCCACATGTACGCCATGACACGTGCAGGCCGTCACCTGACTCCAGCAGGAGACCTCAATGAGACGCTTGGTGGGATGGAACAG GTGAAGTTTATGAAGAGGGTCGCTGAGTTGTCTGACCTCAGCCAAGTCATCCGAACGCTCGTCAGGATCAAGAAGCATCTTCTCAACCCggacaacatgag GTGTGCGATCAACGCTACTCCACAGAAAATGTCGGACACGGCAGCACAGCTGGAGAGCTTCATGAAGGACGTGGCTGACAACAGAAAGGAGCGCAAACCGGTCAGAAGTAACATTATTGAG aggcCTCTCGACCCATCGGATGTCTCGGGGCTGAGCCGGAAACTCATCTCT gaGCAAAACTTCCAGCCGTGTCAGATGAAAACGTTCTTCCAGCTTCCCTTCCCTGTTCACTTTATCAGCGAGAGTATTCGTACGGTACCCTTCTCCCACCACGACTACGCCAG tttgTGTATCTTGGCGAGGATGATGACGGCTAAGTTTCTGCatggagaaatcagggagaagggaggagcctacgggggcggggccaggatgggaggaggtcttttctctttttactcgtACAG GGATCCAAACTCGGTGCAGACCTTGTCTGCGTTTCGTCGAGGTGTGGACTGGGCGAAGTCGGGACAGTTCACCCAGCAGGACATCGATGAAGCTAAACTGTCAGTGTTCTCGGCTGTAGACTCGCCTGTGGCCCCCGCGGACAAAG gaatgggtcgcttcctcagcggagtcaccgatgagatgaagcagaatcacagagaaagactttttgctgtcactcaccaaagtctggtggaagtggctgaaag ATACCTCGGCGTCGGTCAGAGGACTTGTGGAGTTGCTATCTTGGGTCCAGAGAACGAGGCGATTAAAAAAGATCCCTCATGGATCGTAAAATAA
- the LOC136179017 gene encoding tripartite motif-containing protein 16-like gives MAQKGVQLDREAFSCSICLDLLKDPVAIPCGHSYCMNCIKSHWDKEDEKTIYSCPQCRQDFTPRPVLRKNTMLADLVEELKKTGLQAAPADHCYAGPDDVACDVCTGRKLKACKSCLQCLASYCGKHLQPHYELPVFKKHKLVEPSKKLQDNVCSCHNEEMKVFCRTDQQSICYLCLMDEHKGHDTVSAAAERSEKQRELEVSRQNIQQRIQDREKDVKLLQQEVEAINGSADKTVGNSEKIFTELIRLMEKRRSDVKQQVRSQQQTEVSRVRELQEKLEQEITELKRKDAELEKLSHTEDNNQFLHDYPSLSPLSESTHSSSIKIRPLRYFEDVTAAVSEVRDKLQDVLREKWTNISQTVTEVDVLLSEPKPEPKTRAEFFKYSCDITLDPNTARTQLLLSDENRKVTAMRKEQSYSSHPDRFTGRCQVLSKESLTGHCYWEVEWRGRGVYVAVTYKNISRAGGSDECWFGRNDKSWALDCYNNSYYFWYNKVRTPVSGPRSSRVGVYLDHRAGILSFYSISETMTLLHRVQTTFTQPLHAGLWIQHFEDSAELCKLK, from the coding sequence atggcgcagaaaggagttcaactagaccgggaggccttctcttgttccatctgtctggatctcctgaaggatccggttgctattccctgtggacacagttactgtatgaactgtattaaaagccactgggataaagaggatgagaagacaatctacagctgccctcagtgtaggcaggaCTTCACACCAAGGCCTGTcttgaggaaaaacaccatgttggcagatttggtggaggagctgaagaagactggactccaagctgctcctgctgatcactgctatgctggacctgatgatgtggcctgtgatgtctgcaccgggaggaaactgaaagcctgtaagtcctgtctgcagtgtctggcctcttactgtgggaaacatcttcagcctcattatgaACTACCTGTCTtcaagaaacacaagctggtggagccctccaagaagctccaggacaACGTCTGCTCTTGTcataatgaggaaatgaaagtattttgtcgtactgatcagcagtctatctgttatctctgtttaatggatgaacacaaaggtcatgacacagtctcagctgcagcagaaaggagcgagaagcagagagagctcgaggtgagtcgacaaaacatccagcagagaatccaggacagagagaaagatgtgaagctgctccaacaggaggtggaggctatcaatggctctgctgataaaacagtggggaacagtgagaagatcttcactgagctgatccgtctcatggagaaaagacgctctgatgtgaagcagcaggtcagatcccagcagcaaactgaagtgagtcgagtcagagagcttcaggagaagctggagcaggagatcactgagctgaagaggaaagacgctgaactggagaagctctcacacacagaagataacaaccagtttctacacgactacccctcactgtcaccactcagtgaatctacacactcatccagcatcaagatccgtcctctgaggtactttgaggatgtgacagcagctgtgtcagaagtcagagataaacttcAGGatgtcctgagagagaaatggacaaacatctcacagacagtgactgaagtggatgttttactgtcagaaccaaaaccagagcccaagaccagagctgagttcttcaaatattcatgtgacatcacactggatccaaacacagcacgcacacagctgttattatctgatgagaacagaaaagtaacagcaATGAGAAAAgaacagtcttattctagtcacccagacagattcactggtaggtgtcaggtcctgagtaaagagagtctgactggacaTTGTTATTGGGAAGTGGAGTGGCGAGGAAGAGGAGTTtatgtagcagtcacatacaagaatatcagcagagcagggggctcagatgaatgttggtttggacgtaatgacaaatcttgggcgttagattgttacaacaacagttattacttttggtacaacaaagtcaggactcctgtctcaggtcctcggtcctccagagtaggagtgtacctggatcacagagcaggtattctgtccttctacagcatctctgaaaccatgactctcctccacagagtccagaccacattcactcagcctctacatgctggactctggattcaacattttgaagactctgctgagttgtgtaagctgaagtag